One genomic region from Maridesulfovibrio ferrireducens encodes:
- a CDS encoding phage regulatory CII family protein has translation MNLVDVVQEMVLGSTLGAQGVAERIGKKYRVLLGELNSESENFKLGADLLIPLMSACKDDAPLHYIAKSMGGVYVKLPEVASCDRNIIKVVKEFGEFIAAYGDGISDGNLSSDEKAKISKEGHEAITVIQELLCSLD, from the coding sequence ATGAATCTGGTCGATGTAGTTCAGGAAATGGTTTTAGGTTCGACCCTTGGCGCGCAGGGGGTTGCTGAGCGGATAGGTAAAAAATATCGCGTTCTGCTCGGCGAATTAAATAGCGAAAGCGAAAATTTCAAACTTGGAGCTGACCTGCTCATTCCTCTCATGAGTGCGTGCAAGGACGATGCTCCGTTGCATTACATAGCAAAGAGCATGGGCGGGGTTTATGTCAAACTGCCGGAAGTGGCTTCGTGTGACAGAAACATAATCAAAGTCGTGAAAGAATTCGGAGAATTTATTGCCGCTTATGGGGATGGCATTTCCGACGGCAATCTAAGCTCGGATGAAAAAGCAAAGATCAGCAAAGAAGGGCACGAAGCTATAACCGTAATTCAAGAACTGCTTTGCAGTTTGGATTAA
- a CDS encoding BRCT domain-containing protein, producing MNKINELLEANKAYRAGKPFMSDSAYDAMLDELRATDPDNKFLHTVEPEKSDRLKVKHSAPMLSTEKAYTFAEIEKFISRCETAAAEIGLDVDDIEYIITPKLDGMAAHWDGERLLTRGDGEFGFNISDALCKGILICPDRFGPGEIVIKKSYFNENLTDSYSHPRNFITGNILADELPNEARKAFACGAVRFAHFGFMKTFFGPPDSGKDVLARLKDEEWIASCYEVSDPIDGLVIEVVNPELKKHLGSTSHHHRWQIAFKRKGETATTNVKAIRWQVGRTGVVTPVVEIEPVEISGAKISNVTGHNAEYINNNGIGVGAEIEIIRSGEVIPKIEKVISRAELDFPCYCPACNSFLIPRGPNLICENPDCIAKSCRSKEHFFKTLDIKGFGPAAVEKLATEPLNRFFEKTDVHYYIGFGFGKQQSVNLNQAIQDRKTKSVNPAKFLAAFGIDCLGESTAKKILSKLSIEELLESTSSTLSIIPGIGEVVALSIVYGLRQNLSLIKNIMRHFKFEVAAEPQSGSLKGMSVVFTGTLKTGSRADCEALAMQNSATVQSSLTASTTHLICGAKVGKTKTDKAVKVGAKVLTEAEFLTMLNL from the coding sequence ATGAATAAAATCAATGAACTTTTAGAAGCAAATAAAGCTTATCGCGCTGGCAAGCCTTTTATGAGCGATAGTGCATATGATGCCATGCTGGACGAACTCCGCGCGACTGATCCCGACAACAAATTTCTGCATACGGTCGAGCCGGAAAAGTCTGATAGGCTCAAGGTTAAACACTCCGCGCCCATGCTTTCTACTGAGAAGGCTTACACTTTTGCGGAAATCGAAAAGTTTATTAGCCGGTGCGAAACTGCGGCGGCTGAGATTGGGCTTGATGTTGATGATATTGAATACATCATCACTCCAAAGTTGGACGGCATGGCGGCACACTGGGACGGCGAAAGACTGCTTACTCGTGGTGATGGTGAGTTTGGATTTAATATTTCGGATGCTCTGTGCAAAGGAATTCTAATCTGTCCCGATAGATTCGGACCCGGAGAGATTGTAATCAAAAAGTCTTATTTTAATGAAAACTTGACGGACAGTTACTCTCACCCACGAAATTTTATAACGGGAAATATTCTTGCTGATGAGCTTCCCAACGAAGCTCGAAAGGCTTTTGCTTGCGGTGCTGTCAGGTTTGCACACTTTGGTTTTATGAAAACATTTTTTGGCCCTCCTGATTCTGGAAAAGATGTTTTGGCAAGATTGAAAGACGAAGAATGGATTGCAAGCTGCTATGAAGTCAGCGATCCAATCGACGGACTCGTAATAGAAGTCGTTAATCCGGAACTGAAAAAACACCTCGGTTCCACATCCCATCATCACCGCTGGCAGATCGCATTTAAACGCAAGGGCGAAACCGCGACTACCAACGTCAAAGCGATTCGCTGGCAGGTGGGCCGCACTGGCGTTGTTACTCCAGTTGTTGAAATTGAACCCGTTGAAATTTCCGGCGCAAAGATCAGCAATGTTACTGGCCACAATGCCGAATACATAAACAATAACGGTATAGGTGTCGGGGCTGAGATTGAAATAATACGATCCGGCGAAGTTATTCCGAAAATCGAAAAAGTGATAAGCAGGGCTGAACTTGATTTTCCTTGTTATTGTCCAGCTTGTAATTCTTTTTTGATTCCAAGAGGCCCGAATTTAATCTGCGAGAATCCTGATTGTATTGCTAAATCTTGCCGCTCAAAAGAACATTTTTTTAAAACTCTGGACATTAAAGGGTTTGGTCCTGCGGCGGTTGAAAAGCTTGCAACTGAACCATTAAACCGTTTTTTCGAAAAGACGGATGTACATTATTATATAGGTTTCGGGTTCGGAAAACAGCAAAGTGTCAACCTGAATCAGGCAATTCAGGACCGAAAAACGAAAAGTGTAAACCCTGCCAAATTCCTCGCGGCTTTCGGTATTGATTGCCTCGGCGAATCTACTGCTAAGAAAATCCTTTCCAAATTGAGCATTGAAGAACTGCTGGAATCCACCTCCAGCACCTTGTCTATCATTCCCGGTATCGGCGAAGTTGTAGCCCTTTCGATAGTGTACGGCCTTCGTCAAAATTTAAGTTTAATCAAAAATATCATGCGTCACTTTAAGTTTGAAGTTGCCGCAGAACCGCAGTCCGGCTCCCTCAAAGGAATGTCGGTTGTTTTCACTGGCACACTGAAAACAGGAAGCCGCGCAGACTGCGAAGCTCTCGCCATGCAAAACAGCGCGACTGTCCAGAGTTCCCTTACTGCCTCAACCACTCACCTGATCTGTGGCGCGAAGGTCGGTAAAACTAAGACGGATAAGGCCGTTAAAGTCGGGGCCAAAGTTCTGACTGAGGCTGAATTTTTAACAATGTTGAATCTTTAA
- a CDS encoding phosphoadenosine phosphosulfate reductase family protein, with protein sequence MGNVNNIISLSGGKDSTAMLLLMLEKNIPIHSAVFFDTGWEFPQMHDHLDKLEKYTGVGLIRLRPEKTFNYWMFERRVVARKGEKRGTVHRIGNGWPSPMRRWCTRQKVSALEAYTKDFEKPVQCIGYAADEAHRAEAKTLNKKKHWKFRFPLIELGVDEREALSLCKSHGFDWGGLYDHFRRVSCFCCPLQRLNDLRILRNEFPDQWSQMLEWDASVPGHNRGFRDYATVHDLDAKFAYEESLTKFNEKSAAAVGE encoded by the coding sequence ATGGGTAACGTGAATAATATCATCAGCTTGTCTGGTGGCAAAGACTCAACCGCCATGCTTTTGCTCATGCTCGAAAAGAATATCCCAATTCATTCAGCTGTCTTTTTTGATACGGGATGGGAGTTCCCGCAAATGCACGATCATTTGGATAAACTCGAAAAATATACAGGTGTGGGATTGATCAGACTGCGGCCTGAAAAGACTTTTAATTACTGGATGTTTGAGAGGCGTGTCGTTGCTCGAAAAGGTGAGAAAAGAGGCACTGTTCATAGAATTGGCAACGGTTGGCCCTCTCCTATGCGCCGTTGGTGCACTCGCCAAAAAGTGTCTGCACTCGAAGCGTATACTAAGGATTTTGAAAAGCCGGTTCAGTGCATCGGCTACGCAGCGGACGAAGCACACAGGGCCGAAGCAAAAACGTTGAACAAGAAAAAACATTGGAAGTTCCGTTTCCCGCTCATTGAGTTGGGTGTCGATGAGCGGGAAGCCCTCTCTCTCTGTAAATCTCACGGGTTTGATTGGGGGGGGCTGTACGACCATTTCAGACGTGTCAGTTGCTTTTGTTGCCCTCTCCAGCGGCTGAACGATTTACGAATTTTACGCAACGAATTTCCAGACCAGTGGTCGCAAATGCTTGAATGGGATGCAAGTGTCCCCGGTCACAATAGAGGGTTTCGGGATTACGCAACTGTGCATGATTTGGATGCCAAATTTGCTTACGAAGAATCCTTGACCAAATTTAATGAAAAATCCGCTGCGGCGGTGGGAGAATAA
- a CDS encoding helix-turn-helix domain-containing protein codes for MSEISIVRAGNGLILNGTDVQVFEMSPGKKTQAVRKLLEAVGRNLGQGLQVEVKVVDPSGESLPDSSIPELNWLTPKMVSKIYGVPESTLQDWRGKGTGPSYSKPTGGYVVYSKESLEAWYNKYRVITNQD; via the coding sequence ATGAGCGAGATATCAATAGTCAGAGCCGGAAACGGCCTTATTCTCAATGGTACAGACGTGCAAGTCTTTGAAATGTCACCGGGCAAAAAGACTCAGGCAGTGCGTAAACTGCTTGAAGCCGTTGGGCGTAATCTCGGGCAGGGGTTGCAGGTGGAAGTTAAGGTTGTTGACCCTTCAGGGGAAAGCTTGCCGGACAGCTCTATACCGGAACTGAATTGGTTAACACCTAAAATGGTTTCGAAAATATACGGTGTGCCGGAATCCACTTTGCAGGACTGGCGTGGAAAAGGCACAGGGCCAAGCTACTCTAAACCGACTGGCGGGTATGTTGTTTACTCCAAAGAATCGCTTGAAGCTTGGTATAATAAATACAGAGTTATTACTAATCAGGATTAG
- a CDS encoding site-specific integrase: MATHPPTAKQQPRIKTKFSGVYYRESNTKRHRGKPDQAFLIWYKDAGRARWKTIGWASEGITAQYANTQRIKIISTLQGSPSDTDRLNPDYTLTEAANLWFTHRELESKSTKRERQRYERHLRRYFGSLPLRALTTDMLLSARNKLQETLSDESVRKCFAFTRSCVNLATSEGWYTGPNPFSTNNTRFTLPIPDNGALRYFSPSEASMLLEALKLRSMQVHDMSLVSLKTGLRAAEIFLLRGDSIEQSGHLRFISKHGNMQRVHAPADILALLKTYKRSSNEFIFQARGGGQIEYGISSVFGDTVKRLGLNKGATDPKLRIRFHTWRHTFASWLAQSGEVTLHELMTMMRHKNLQMTLRYAHLIPDDHRKKLSIIDRMMS; this comes from the coding sequence ATGGCAACGCACCCACCCACCGCAAAACAACAGCCCCGCATCAAAACCAAATTTAGCGGCGTCTATTACCGCGAATCCAACACGAAACGCCACCGCGGCAAACCCGACCAAGCTTTCTTGATCTGGTACAAAGACGCAGGCCGCGCACGCTGGAAAACTATCGGCTGGGCATCCGAGGGCATCACAGCCCAATACGCCAACACCCAGCGTATCAAAATCATTTCCACTCTCCAAGGTTCTCCCTCGGACACTGACCGGCTCAACCCCGATTACACTCTGACCGAAGCCGCGAACTTGTGGTTCACGCACCGCGAACTTGAGAGCAAGAGCACCAAGCGCGAACGGCAACGTTACGAACGACACTTGCGCCGCTACTTCGGATCGTTGCCCCTGCGTGCACTTACTACTGACATGCTTCTCAGCGCGCGCAATAAGCTTCAAGAAACTCTTTCCGACGAATCTGTCCGCAAATGTTTTGCATTTACACGCTCCTGCGTCAACCTTGCCACTTCTGAGGGCTGGTACACAGGCCCTAATCCTTTTTCTACCAACAACACTAGATTCACCCTGCCTATTCCGGACAATGGAGCCTTGCGCTATTTCTCGCCTTCCGAAGCCTCTATGCTTCTTGAAGCCCTCAAGCTCAGATCTATGCAAGTGCATGACATGAGCCTCGTGAGTCTTAAGACCGGGCTTCGAGCCGCAGAAATCTTTCTTCTGCGCGGTGACTCCATTGAACAGTCCGGGCATCTTAGATTCATATCCAAGCACGGAAACATGCAAAGGGTACACGCTCCGGCGGACATCCTCGCGTTGCTTAAGACATACAAACGCAGTTCCAACGAATTCATTTTTCAAGCGAGAGGCGGCGGGCAAATTGAATATGGAATATCCAGTGTATTCGGAGACACTGTAAAAAGGTTGGGGCTTAACAAAGGAGCCACCGACCCCAAGCTGAGAATAAGATTTCACACATGGCGGCATACTTTTGCCAGCTGGCTTGCCCAGTCCGGGGAAGTTACCCTTCACGAGCTTATGACAATGATGAGACACAAAAACCTCCAAATGACCCTACGTTACGCACATTTAATTCCAGACGATCACAGAAAGAAATTATCCATCATCGACAGGATGATGAGCTAA
- a CDS encoding folylpolyglutamate synthase/dihydrofolate synthase family protein has protein sequence MNGDTLKFNNFLEFSEYLDELGLFHMDLSLDRMEEFVCKWGAKGDLPVIHVVGTNGKGSTSTYLTYIAMESGLKVGTFTSPHFVTPRERVTVDGQMLSEDEWCHLANMVMEIAPDVGLTYFELLTCMALVAFKEHGVDLAVMEAGLGGRFDATNTLDPDLTVFTPIGLDHEKILGATIELIAADKADAMRKSGIAVTSIQTDEVMNVLHLRAEQLGVEFHHAERMNGISDLSPTLSGVHQMQNAHLAVCAWSFFCDNKDLQFNKSQIREGVKKAFIPGRLQIVKADRTYILDGAHNLHAFKALESELKRSKIVLDAIVFSCMKDKNIAPVKDILFELTQGPIITCGIPENERACLPEDFIERFGTKVLTAPSLDEALSLLPSGDGTVLICGSLYLLSAFYTKYPRFLMK, from the coding sequence ATGAATGGTGATACCTTGAAATTTAATAATTTTTTAGAATTTAGCGAGTATTTGGACGAGCTTGGCCTTTTTCATATGGATTTGAGCCTCGATAGAATGGAAGAATTTGTATGTAAATGGGGGGCTAAAGGCGATTTACCTGTTATCCATGTGGTGGGAACCAATGGAAAAGGGTCAACTTCAACTTATTTAACTTATATAGCGATGGAGTCCGGCTTGAAGGTCGGAACTTTCACTTCACCTCACTTTGTGACCCCTCGCGAACGAGTCACTGTTGATGGTCAGATGTTGTCTGAAGATGAATGGTGTCATCTTGCCAACATGGTGATGGAGATTGCTCCTGATGTGGGTTTGACTTATTTTGAATTGCTTACCTGCATGGCTTTAGTCGCGTTTAAAGAACACGGTGTCGATCTCGCCGTGATGGAAGCAGGGCTTGGCGGGCGTTTTGACGCGACCAATACTCTTGATCCTGATTTAACAGTCTTTACGCCAATCGGGCTTGATCATGAAAAAATACTTGGTGCGACTATCGAACTTATTGCCGCAGATAAAGCTGATGCTATGCGAAAGAGCGGAATTGCCGTTACATCTATTCAGACTGATGAGGTAATGAATGTTTTGCACTTACGCGCTGAGCAGTTAGGCGTTGAGTTTCATCATGCCGAAAGAATGAACGGAATTTCAGACTTATCGCCGACTCTTTCAGGCGTGCATCAAATGCAGAATGCTCATTTAGCCGTGTGCGCATGGTCATTTTTCTGTGATAATAAAGATTTGCAGTTTAACAAATCTCAGATTCGCGAAGGGGTAAAAAAAGCTTTTATTCCCGGTAGATTGCAAATAGTTAAGGCTGATAGAACCTATATTCTGGACGGCGCACATAACCTTCATGCCTTTAAAGCTCTTGAGTCGGAATTAAAAAGATCGAAAATCGTGCTTGATGCGATTGTGTTTTCCTGCATGAAAGATAAGAATATAGCCCCTGTGAAAGATATCTTATTTGAATTGACGCAGGGGCCGATCATAACTTGTGGTATTCCTGAAAATGAAAGAGCCTGTTTGCCGGAAGATTTTATAGAGCGGTTCGGAACCAAAGTGTTGACTGCTCCGTCACTTGATGAAGCATTGTCCTTATTACCTTCCGGTGACGGGACAGTACTAATTTGCGGTTCCTTGTATTTGCTCTCAGCTTTTTATACAAAGTATCCACGCTTTTTAATGAAGTAG
- the selA gene encoding L-seryl-tRNA(Sec) selenium transferase — protein sequence MSNLFKFLPSVDSVLTRLEEEGALSGVPRTLVRDLVNGFLDVCREEIKSGIITAEDQLSLDALFPRLTCHVRAGARPHFRRVLNATGVVVHTNLGRSLLADSAVKAVTEACGSYSNLEFDLKTGERGSRYSHVEKLVCDITGAEAALVVNNNASAVLITLETLAAGREAVVSRGQLVEIGGSFRIPDVMTKSGAILHEVGATNRTHPHDYEGAINDNTALLMKVHTSNFRVIGFTKEVSGAELVELGTKYNLPVYEDLGSGNLTNFAGLGLMREPTVQEVVSEGVDVVSFSGDKVLGGPQAGVIVGKKKYIDMIKKNPLNRVVRIDKMTLAALEATLRLYLDPETAMKQVPTIRMIMEKPESLQLRAQSLSRVLDRFLGDNVTLDVREGVSRVGGGAFPEQDLKTFLVTVIPQGDLSVPELKERLLSSDPPLVGRIEDDAFCLDPRTLTQIEYHMVAESISQALNLDK from the coding sequence TTGTCTAATCTTTTCAAATTTCTGCCGTCAGTAGATTCTGTGCTTACCAGATTAGAGGAAGAGGGTGCTCTCAGCGGTGTTCCTCGTACTCTAGTTAGAGATCTGGTTAACGGTTTTCTTGATGTGTGCCGTGAAGAAATCAAGTCCGGAATTATTACGGCTGAAGATCAGCTCTCGCTTGATGCTCTTTTCCCGCGCTTGACTTGCCATGTGCGGGCCGGAGCGCGTCCGCATTTTCGTAGAGTTTTGAATGCGACGGGTGTGGTTGTTCATACCAATCTGGGCCGTTCGTTGCTTGCTGATTCAGCGGTGAAAGCTGTTACAGAAGCTTGCGGATCATATTCTAATCTTGAATTTGATCTGAAAACCGGAGAGCGCGGCAGTCGCTACAGTCATGTAGAAAAGCTTGTCTGTGATATTACAGGCGCGGAAGCTGCGCTGGTTGTGAATAATAATGCCTCGGCAGTTCTGATTACTCTTGAAACTCTTGCCGCGGGCCGCGAGGCTGTTGTTTCACGCGGTCAGCTTGTAGAGATTGGCGGCTCCTTCCGTATTCCTGACGTTATGACAAAGAGCGGAGCTATCCTGCATGAGGTGGGCGCGACCAACAGAACCCATCCGCATGATTATGAAGGCGCGATTAATGACAACACTGCGCTGCTTATGAAAGTGCATACTTCAAATTTCAGGGTGATCGGTTTTACTAAAGAAGTTTCGGGTGCGGAGCTGGTAGAACTGGGCACTAAATATAATCTGCCGGTTTATGAAGATCTCGGCAGCGGCAACCTGACAAATTTTGCGGGCCTCGGCCTGATGCGGGAACCGACAGTTCAGGAAGTTGTGTCTGAAGGCGTAGACGTTGTTTCTTTTTCCGGTGATAAAGTTCTGGGCGGTCCACAAGCCGGAGTTATTGTCGGTAAAAAGAAATATATTGATATGATCAAAAAGAATCCTCTGAATAGAGTGGTTCGTATTGATAAAATGACGCTGGCTGCGTTGGAAGCTACTTTGCGGCTTTATCTGGACCCCGAGACAGCCATGAAACAAGTGCCGACCATACGCATGATTATGGAAAAGCCGGAATCTCTACAGCTCAGAGCGCAATCTCTTTCGCGCGTTCTGGATAGATTTCTGGGTGATAACGTTACCCTTGATGTCCGTGAGGGTGTTTCCAGAGTCGGGGGCGGTGCGTTTCCTGAGCAGGATTTAAAAACTTTTCTGGTAACCGTGATTCCACAGGGAGATCTTTCTGTGCCGGAACTGAAAGAACGGTTGCTTTCATCTGATCCGCCGCTGGTAGGGCGTATAGAAGATGATGCCTTTTGTCTTGATCCGCGAACTCTTACACAAATTGAATATCATATGGTGGCTGAGTCGATTTCACAGGCCCTTAATCTTGATAAATAA
- a CDS encoding aminopeptidase, producing MNKMLEHKTKSCWELFQDEEHQQAMDDLSARYIDFLSRCKTERETIKYVEEVLLEAGFDDYIGSDNCFRSFKDKTIFIARKGKKTLSDGFRLVGAHADTPRLDLKQHPLYEDLGLGMAKTHYYGGIRKYQWLARPLSLHGVVVKTNGEKVDVVIGEDLNDPVLTILDLLPHLAYKQVEKKVSDAFEGEKLNILMGHSLSFSKDDSEDSDEKTKPSVKRKILEILNEKYGIIEEDFFSSEMHIVPAGPARYVGLDKSMVGGYGQDDRSCVFLALEAFLSEPEPDHAQIVLFYDKEEVGSEGSTGAKSLFFEYCLEDLIEAWEPGMKMSRIMMAGKALSTDVHAAIDPDYQDVHEKLNSAYLGYGPCFCKFTGHRGKVGANDAHAEYVGWLRNILADAEVPWQMAELGKVDMGGGGTVAKFLALYGMDVIDFGPPVLSMHSPFELTSKVDLYATKLAFSTFLRS from the coding sequence ATGAATAAAATGCTTGAACATAAAACAAAAAGTTGCTGGGAATTATTTCAGGATGAAGAACATCAGCAGGCTATGGATGATCTTAGCGCACGTTACATTGATTTTTTGAGCCGTTGTAAAACTGAGCGTGAAACAATCAAGTATGTTGAAGAAGTTCTGCTCGAAGCCGGTTTTGATGATTACATCGGTTCCGATAATTGTTTCCGTTCGTTCAAGGACAAGACAATCTTTATTGCCCGTAAAGGTAAAAAGACTCTTTCTGATGGATTCAGACTGGTCGGTGCTCACGCGGATACTCCCCGTCTCGATCTGAAACAGCATCCCCTTTATGAAGATTTGGGTCTCGGCATGGCTAAAACTCATTACTACGGCGGCATCAGAAAATATCAGTGGCTCGCACGTCCACTTTCTTTGCATGGTGTGGTTGTAAAAACTAACGGCGAAAAAGTTGATGTTGTCATAGGTGAAGATCTTAACGATCCAGTCCTTACTATTTTAGATCTTCTGCCGCACCTTGCTTACAAGCAGGTTGAAAAAAAGGTCAGTGATGCTTTTGAAGGCGAAAAGTTAAATATCCTTATGGGACATTCTCTTTCATTTTCAAAAGATGATAGCGAAGATAGTGATGAAAAAACTAAACCATCCGTTAAACGTAAAATTTTGGAAATATTGAACGAGAAATACGGCATCATCGAAGAAGACTTTTTCAGCTCGGAAATGCACATCGTTCCAGCCGGGCCTGCCCGCTATGTCGGACTGGATAAGTCTATGGTCGGTGGATACGGACAGGATGACCGTTCCTGCGTATTCTTGGCACTCGAAGCATTTCTTTCCGAACCTGAGCCGGACCATGCACAGATTGTGCTGTTCTACGATAAAGAAGAAGTCGGTTCCGAAGGTTCAACCGGCGCCAAGTCACTTTTCTTTGAATACTGCCTCGAAGATCTCATTGAAGCATGGGAACCCGGCATGAAGATGTCCCGCATTATGATGGCGGGTAAGGCTCTTTCAACTGACGTGCACGCCGCAATCGACCCTGATTATCAGGATGTGCATGAAAAGCTGAACTCCGCTTATCTCGGTTACGGTCCATGTTTTTGCAAGTTTACCGGACATAGAGGTAAGGTTGGCGCAAATGACGCACATGCCGAATATGTAGGCTGGTTGCGTAATATTTTAGCTGACGCAGAAGTTCCATGGCAGATGGCTGAACTCGGCAAGGTAGACATGGGCGGCGGCGGAACTGTTGCAAAATTCCTGGCACTCTACGGAATGGACGTTATAGATTTCGGGCCTCCGGTTCTTTCCATGCACAGTCCGTTTGAACTGACAAGCAAAGTTGATCTTTATGCTACCAAGTTAGCTTTCAGTACTTTTTTGCGTAGTTAA
- the selB gene encoding selenocysteine-specific translation elongation factor, which yields MPVVMGTAGHIDHGKTSLIKALTGTDCDRLAEEKKRGITIELGFASLDLGGNRQLSIIDVPGHEKFVKNMVAGAAGIDFVLLVIAADEGVMPQTREHLEICTLLGIERGFVVLTKVDMVDEEWLALVKEDVSEFLAPSFLAEAPIYGVSSHTGQGLDELKTALADFMDSFSPKRRTDLARLPIDRIFTMKGHGTVVTGTLISGQLSVGDDVVIYPAMTETKVRSLQSHGGSVETAPAGRRTAVNLHGVEVDDIERGEVVGKPGTLFPSTVWDVEITCLPSSPRSLKHRKEVHFHHGSKETMAKVYFLDREKLVKGERAVCQIRFDQPMTGVYGDRIVIRSFSPLRTIAGGSIINPMGSKVKRFSDDVKRLESLIGASPEDLILTQLELAGNAGLNFQELSIMTDVASKPLEKLLQSLGGQQKVFLYDKESRSYIFGGHYESLVSGFIKYLEDFHKKEPMKPGVTKSEIGSAWGKGLAAKLFHSIVERLTKKNEIVVAQDIIHLPGHKVSMASDQQKLRDILFDAYDKGGLTPPNVKDILEPLDLLFKEAAPVFKLLQDEGAIVRINDSLYFATSAIEKLKVILEGYFADNLELGPPDFKELTNLSRKFAIPLLEFMDKEKFTMRVGDKRRLRKTGVV from the coding sequence ATGCCTGTAGTTATGGGGACAGCTGGTCATATTGATCACGGTAAGACCAGCTTGATTAAGGCTCTTACCGGAACTGATTGCGACAGACTTGCTGAAGAGAAAAAGCGCGGCATCACCATTGAATTAGGTTTTGCCAGCCTAGATCTGGGCGGTAACCGTCAGCTCAGTATTATTGATGTTCCCGGCCATGAAAAGTTTGTTAAAAACATGGTTGCCGGAGCGGCGGGGATTGATTTTGTTCTGCTGGTAATAGCGGCGGACGAAGGCGTAATGCCTCAGACCCGTGAACATTTGGAAATATGTACGCTACTTGGGATTGAGCGCGGCTTTGTGGTGCTCACCAAAGTTGATATGGTCGATGAAGAATGGCTTGCGCTCGTTAAAGAAGATGTAAGTGAGTTTCTGGCCCCGAGCTTTTTAGCCGAGGCCCCGATTTACGGCGTTTCTTCGCATACGGGACAAGGCCTTGATGAACTTAAAACTGCGCTTGCCGATTTCATGGATAGTTTTTCTCCTAAACGAAGAACTGACCTTGCACGGCTGCCTATAGATAGAATCTTTACAATGAAAGGGCATGGCACCGTCGTCACGGGCACGCTCATTTCCGGTCAGCTTTCAGTGGGCGACGATGTTGTAATTTATCCCGCCATGACTGAAACGAAAGTACGCAGTCTGCAATCTCATGGCGGTTCTGTTGAAACAGCTCCTGCCGGACGCAGAACAGCGGTCAACCTTCACGGTGTTGAAGTTGATGATATTGAGCGCGGTGAAGTTGTGGGCAAACCGGGCACGTTGTTTCCGTCAACTGTATGGGATGTAGAGATAACCTGTCTTCCGTCCTCGCCGCGATCTTTGAAGCATCGTAAAGAAGTTCATTTTCATCATGGTTCAAAAGAAACTATGGCGAAAGTGTATTTTCTGGATAGAGAAAAGCTCGTCAAAGGTGAGCGCGCGGTCTGCCAAATCCGTTTCGATCAGCCCATGACAGGTGTTTATGGCGACAGAATCGTAATTCGCTCATTCTCGCCGCTGAGGACCATTGCAGGGGGAAGCATAATAAATCCTATGGGAAGCAAGGTTAAACGTTTCTCGGATGACGTTAAGCGCTTAGAATCACTGATTGGTGCTAGTCCAGAAGATCTGATTCTCACACAGCTTGAACTTGCGGGTAACGCAGGGCTGAATTTTCAGGAACTGTCCATCATGACAGACGTGGCATCCAAGCCGCTTGAAAAGTTATTGCAGTCCCTAGGCGGTCAGCAGAAAGTATTCCTGTATGATAAAGAAAGCCGCAGTTATATTTTCGGTGGGCATTATGAAAGTCTTGTGAGTGGATTTATAAAATATTTAGAAGATTTTCATAAAAAAGAACCTATGAAGCCCGGTGTAACCAAGAGTGAAATAGGTTCCGCATGGGGCAAGGGGCTTGCTGCCAAGCTTTTCCATTCGATAGTTGAAAGGCTTACTAAAAAGAATGAAATCGTAGTGGCTCAAGATATTATACATCTTCCCGGTCACAAGGTTTCAATGGCTTCCGATCAGCAGAAGTTGCGCGATATCTTATTTGATGCCTACGATAAGGGCGGACTGACTCCGCCGAATGTTAAGGATATTCTGGAGCCGCTTGATCTGCTATTCAAAGAGGCTGCGCCTGTGTTTAAGCTGTTGCAGGATGAAGGGGCAATTGTAAGAATCAACGATAGTTTATATTTTGCCACATCCGCGATTGAAAAGCTTAAAGTTATTCTTGAGGGATATTTCGCAGACAATTTAGAATTAGGGCCGCCCGATTTTAAAGAGCTGACGAATCTGTCCAGAAAGTTTGCTATACCGCTTCTTGAGTTCATGGATAAAGAAAAGTTCACCATGCGGGTGGGCGATAAGCGCAGACTGAGAAAAACCGGTGTGGTTTAA